Proteins encoded in a region of the Methylosinus trichosporium OB3b genome:
- a CDS encoding FecR domain-containing protein produces the protein MLFLCAAIASPAVAATKIGRASSIEKDVRGDTGAGARKLAVGEPVHADEVLTTASASRGKFVFDDRADLAMGPSSRVKLDSFVYSGGSKGVVFNAAKGAFRFVSSPKGGHDYDVRTPTATIGVRGTRFAVRVLGGRTDAVLYGGVIEVCSIASGQCRTLDSSCTFVTVTPSGVTTPKQVGKTDWSFDSTCRGPGRRSDNAPPANAPPAGPGAPGGDEPPTLPPFEGGGPSFGVLVGTAVGDGAFADPVPMQGAGFLGGLRLGYDFKLTPRFLVGFETDSQYRSDLGGGSNSHGSISGVRGGYLGTFRGRLGYVIDRWTVYGTGGLAYGHILAPRTFSGSNLINSIPTTGVSQSYQLVPGWTVGAGVQFALAPGLSLRAEYLYTQLQHSNPTYMTSVSPYPVTVCTKSAMHGVRVGVDFSPIGLLMGASR, from the coding sequence ATGCTCTTTCTGTGCGCGGCTATCGCGTCGCCCGCTGTCGCGGCGACGAAGATCGGGCGCGCGTCGTCGATCGAGAAGGATGTGCGAGGCGACACGGGCGCCGGCGCGCGCAAGCTGGCAGTGGGCGAGCCGGTCCACGCCGACGAGGTCCTGACCACGGCGTCGGCGAGCCGCGGCAAATTCGTCTTCGACGACCGCGCCGATCTGGCGATGGGCCCCTCCTCGCGCGTAAAGCTCGACAGTTTCGTCTATTCAGGCGGCTCCAAGGGCGTCGTCTTCAACGCGGCCAAAGGCGCCTTCCGTTTCGTCAGCTCGCCCAAGGGCGGGCACGACTATGACGTCCGCACGCCGACGGCGACGATCGGCGTGCGCGGCACGCGCTTCGCCGTGCGCGTCCTCGGCGGCCGCACCGACGCCGTGCTCTATGGCGGCGTGATCGAGGTCTGCAGCATCGCCTCCGGCCAGTGCCGCACGCTCGATTCGTCCTGCACCTTCGTCACCGTCACGCCTTCTGGCGTCACCACGCCCAAGCAGGTCGGCAAGACCGACTGGAGCTTCGATTCGACCTGCCGCGGCCCCGGCCGCCGCAGCGACAACGCGCCGCCGGCCAATGCGCCGCCGGCCGGCCCCGGCGCGCCGGGCGGCGATGAGCCGCCGACGCTTCCGCCCTTCGAAGGCGGCGGGCCCTCTTTCGGCGTCCTCGTCGGAACGGCGGTCGGCGACGGCGCGTTCGCCGACCCGGTTCCGATGCAGGGGGCCGGATTCCTCGGCGGCTTGCGCCTCGGCTATGACTTCAAGCTCACGCCTCGGTTCCTCGTCGGCTTCGAGACCGATTCGCAATATCGCAGCGATCTCGGCGGCGGCTCCAATTCCCATGGCTCGATCTCGGGCGTGCGCGGCGGCTATCTCGGCACGTTCCGCGGGCGGCTCGGCTATGTCATCGACCGCTGGACGGTCTATGGCACGGGCGGCCTCGCCTATGGCCACATTCTCGCGCCGAGAACCTTCTCTGGCTCCAACCTCATCAATTCCATCCCCACGACCGGCGTGAGCCAGAGCTATCAGCTCGTGCCCGGGTGGACGGTCGGAGCCGGCGTGCAATTCGCGCTGGCGCCGGGGCTCTCGCTGCGCGCGGAATATCTCTACACTCAGCTCCAGCACAGCAACCCGACCTATATGACGAGCGTCTCGCCCTATCCGGTGACCGTCTGCACCAAGAGCGCGATGCATGGAGTTCGCGTCGGCGTCGACTTTTCTCCGATCGGACTGCTGATGGGCGCCTCGCGCTGA
- the hflK gene encoding FtsH protease activity modulator HflK, giving the protein MPWSNQGGPRKPNDNGPWGQQNPWGAGGGPPPDLEELLRRSQEGLRQILPSGFGGRGVAILTLLTLLAWLASGFYTVGPNEVGLNMIFGKYRGKTQAGLNYNLPSPVGSVVKLAVTDRNAVDIGFREQPATRRGGPQTPDAPEESLMLTGDENIADVKFRVFWQIDPAKPEDFAFNVADPPATVKAVAESAMREIVGQSQIQKILTADRKLIEPACQQLMQKVLDEYHSGVLVLQVLLLSVDPPASVIAAFRDVTAAQQDLQRLGNEAEAYANRVVPEARGASARILQESEAYREQVVAEARGQASRFDQIYAEYKKAPTITRQRLYIETMERVLGGADKVILDETASGATSAGVVPYLPLPGLSNQGGRK; this is encoded by the coding sequence ATGCCCTGGAGCAATCAAGGCGGGCCGCGCAAGCCCAACGATAACGGCCCCTGGGGCCAGCAGAATCCGTGGGGCGCCGGCGGCGGCCCGCCTCCCGATCTCGAAGAGCTGCTGCGCCGTAGCCAGGAAGGGCTGCGGCAGATTCTTCCGTCCGGTTTCGGCGGGCGCGGCGTCGCCATCCTCACTCTGCTGACCCTGCTCGCCTGGCTCGCCAGCGGCTTCTACACGGTGGGCCCGAACGAGGTCGGGCTCAACATGATCTTCGGCAAATATCGCGGCAAGACGCAGGCCGGCCTCAATTATAATCTGCCGTCGCCAGTCGGCTCCGTCGTGAAGCTCGCGGTCACCGACCGCAACGCCGTCGACATCGGCTTTCGCGAGCAGCCCGCGACGCGGCGCGGCGGTCCCCAGACTCCCGACGCGCCCGAAGAGAGCCTGATGCTCACAGGCGACGAGAACATCGCGGATGTGAAGTTCCGCGTGTTCTGGCAGATCGACCCGGCGAAGCCGGAAGATTTCGCCTTCAACGTCGCCGATCCGCCGGCGACCGTGAAGGCGGTGGCCGAGAGCGCCATGCGCGAGATCGTCGGCCAGTCGCAGATCCAGAAAATTCTCACCGCCGACCGCAAGCTGATCGAGCCGGCCTGTCAGCAGCTGATGCAGAAGGTGCTCGACGAGTATCACAGCGGCGTGCTGGTGCTGCAGGTGCTGCTGCTGTCGGTCGATCCGCCCGCCTCGGTGATCGCCGCCTTCCGCGACGTGACCGCCGCGCAGCAGGATTTGCAGCGCCTCGGCAATGAGGCGGAAGCCTACGCCAATCGGGTGGTGCCGGAGGCGCGCGGCGCCTCCGCGCGCATTCTGCAGGAGTCAGAAGCCTATCGCGAGCAGGTCGTCGCCGAAGCGCGCGGCCAAGCCTCGCGCTTCGACCAGATTTATGCGGAATATAAGAAAGCGCCCACGATCACCCGGCAGCGTCTCTACATCGAGACGATGGAACGCGTGCTCGGCGGCGCCGACAAGGTGATCCTCGACGAAACGGCCTCGGGCGCGACCAGCGCCGGGGTCGTCCCCTATCTGCCGCTGCCCGGCTTGAGCAACCAGGGAGGCCGGAAATGA